Proteins encoded in a region of the Isosphaeraceae bacterium EP7 genome:
- a CDS encoding class I SAM-dependent methyltransferase, translating into MPKPATRSAASSLLCLFLSFGLTGDAFGQAPPAVDEVAPAPARKAPAKKGARRARAADGPKMYMGRAIAPVMTFQGAEWLVRPEREQEEQPEKMLDALKLKAGDVVADVGAGVGYTSLRIARRVGPKGLVLATDIQPEMIQMLKANAAEFGATNVRPVLCTPTESKLPKGKVDLILMVDVYHECDDPEAVLQDLKQALKPGGRLVLVEFRGEDPEVPIKPEHKMTVAQVRKELEPQGYKLIETHEFLPWQHILIFETAKDAAAEAKSRPKDGATQAPETPKDEPKASEPPK; encoded by the coding sequence ATGCCAAAGCCCGCGACCCGATCCGCCGCATCGAGCCTTCTCTGCCTGTTCCTGTCCTTCGGCCTGACCGGCGACGCCTTCGGCCAGGCCCCGCCGGCAGTCGACGAAGTCGCTCCCGCCCCGGCCAGGAAGGCACCCGCGAAGAAGGGGGCGCGGAGGGCTCGCGCGGCCGACGGGCCGAAGATGTACATGGGCCGGGCCATCGCGCCGGTGATGACCTTCCAGGGGGCCGAGTGGCTGGTCAGGCCCGAGCGCGAGCAGGAAGAGCAGCCCGAGAAGATGCTCGACGCCCTGAAACTGAAGGCCGGCGACGTGGTGGCCGACGTCGGTGCGGGGGTCGGCTACACCAGCCTGCGCATCGCGCGCCGGGTGGGGCCCAAGGGGTTGGTGCTGGCCACCGATATCCAGCCCGAGATGATCCAGATGCTCAAGGCCAACGCCGCCGAGTTCGGCGCCACCAACGTGCGGCCGGTGCTCTGCACGCCCACCGAGAGCAAGCTCCCGAAGGGCAAGGTCGACCTCATCCTGATGGTCGACGTCTACCACGAGTGCGACGACCCCGAGGCCGTGCTGCAAGACCTGAAGCAAGCCTTGAAGCCGGGCGGCCGGCTCGTCCTGGTCGAGTTCCGCGGCGAGGACCCCGAGGTCCCCATCAAGCCCGAGCACAAGATGACCGTCGCCCAGGTGCGCAAGGAACTCGAGCCGCAGGGCTACAAGCTCATCGAGACGCACGAGTTCCTCCCCTGGCAGCACATCCTCATCTTCGAGACCGCCAAGGATGCTGCCGCCGAGGCCAAGTCCAGGCCCAAGGATGGCGCGACGCAGGCGCCCGAGACGCCGAAGGACGAGCCCAAGGCGTCCGAGCCGCCAAAGTAA
- a CDS encoding RluA family pseudouridine synthase: MTERLDKLVSERFKLSRRAAQEAVLNGRIDVDGERCDEPGRSVTAETPVAFFPSRPKARKVAGRLRILHEDRHLLIVDKPAGVLTMPTPDRERDTLLERAGKYLTLRHGTVKPYIGVVHRLDKDTSGALALARTPQALKEFQQLFRAHDIERQYLAVVEGWPMREEGTIDLPLITDRGDLRRLVGRAPGEGRSAITHYKVLEHFGPVASLVACWLETGRTHQIRIHMAEIGHPVVGEPVYRPRNQVKNKAYFCRQALHAQTLGFRHPMTGLDVQVEAPLPRDLSDLIVDLRKRYGIAGAGG, translated from the coding sequence ATGACCGAACGCCTGGATAAACTCGTCTCCGAACGTTTCAAGCTGTCTCGCCGCGCCGCGCAGGAAGCCGTGCTCAACGGCAGGATCGACGTCGACGGCGAGCGCTGCGACGAGCCCGGGCGGTCGGTCACGGCCGAGACCCCCGTGGCCTTCTTCCCCAGCAGGCCCAAGGCCCGCAAGGTGGCCGGCCGGCTGCGGATCTTGCACGAGGACAGGCACCTCCTGATCGTCGACAAGCCCGCCGGGGTGCTGACGATGCCGACCCCCGACCGCGAGCGGGACACGCTGCTCGAACGGGCGGGGAAGTACCTTACCTTGCGGCACGGGACCGTCAAGCCGTACATCGGCGTCGTGCACCGGCTGGACAAGGACACGTCGGGGGCCCTGGCGCTGGCCCGGACCCCGCAGGCCCTGAAGGAGTTCCAGCAGCTCTTCCGGGCCCACGACATCGAGCGGCAATACCTGGCCGTGGTCGAAGGCTGGCCGATGCGCGAGGAGGGGACGATCGACCTCCCCTTGATCACCGACCGCGGCGACCTCAGGCGGCTGGTGGGGCGTGCCCCCGGCGAGGGGCGGTCGGCGATCACGCACTACAAAGTGCTGGAACACTTCGGGCCGGTGGCGTCGCTGGTGGCCTGCTGGCTGGAGACGGGGCGTACGCACCAGATCCGGATCCACATGGCCGAGATCGGCCACCCGGTCGTGGGCGAGCCCGTCTACAGGCCCAGGAATCAGGTCAAGAACAAGGCCTACTTCTGCCGCCAGGCCCTGCACGCCCAGACCCTCGGCTTCCGCCACCCCATGACCGGCCTGGACGTGCAGGTCGAGGCCCCCTTGCCGCGTGACCTGTCCGACCTCATCGTCGACCTCCGCAAACGCTACGGGATCGCCGGCGCGGGGGGCTGA
- a CDS encoding glycosyltransferase family 2 protein: protein MLTPPLDEQERKDWLLRALGEDTCRLLGIYRIPEDLTLSVVIPVYNEMATIHEILARVRAVPIKKQIILVDDCSKDGTRDLLRTWVETEPDLTIRFHEVNQGKGAALRTGFQHATGQIVIVQDADLEYDPAQYLALIQPILEGKADVVYGSRFIGDHHRVLHFWHSLGNKFLTLLSNCFTNLNLTDMEVCYKVFRREVLQGITLKSNRFGFEPEVTAKVARFHVPATEGRPARRCRIYEIPVSYNGRDYHEGKKIGWKDGVQALYCIVRYALGD, encoded by the coding sequence ATGTTGACACCCCCCCTCGACGAGCAAGAGCGTAAGGACTGGCTCCTGCGCGCCCTGGGAGAGGACACCTGCCGGCTCCTGGGCATCTACCGGATTCCCGAAGACCTGACCCTCTCGGTGGTCATCCCCGTCTACAACGAGATGGCGACCATCCACGAGATCCTGGCGCGGGTGCGCGCCGTGCCGATCAAGAAGCAGATCATCCTGGTCGACGACTGCTCCAAGGACGGCACCCGCGACCTCTTGCGCACCTGGGTCGAGACCGAGCCCGACCTGACCATCCGCTTCCACGAGGTCAACCAGGGCAAGGGGGCCGCGCTCCGCACCGGTTTCCAGCACGCCACCGGCCAGATCGTCATCGTCCAGGACGCCGACCTGGAATACGACCCGGCGCAGTACCTCGCGCTCATCCAGCCGATCCTCGAGGGCAAGGCCGACGTCGTCTACGGCTCGCGGTTCATCGGCGACCACCATCGGGTGCTCCACTTCTGGCACTCGCTGGGCAACAAGTTCCTGACCCTCCTGTCCAACTGCTTCACCAATCTGAACCTGACCGACATGGAAGTCTGCTACAAGGTCTTCCGCCGCGAGGTGCTCCAGGGCATCACCCTGAAGAGCAACCGATTCGGCTTCGAGCCCGAGGTCACCGCCAAGGTCGCCCGGTTCCACGTACCCGCCACCGAAGGCCGCCCCGCGCGCCGCTGCCGGATCTACGAGATCCCGGTCAGCTACAACGGCCGAGACTACCATGAGGGGAAGAAGATCGGCTGGAAGGACGGCGTGCAGGCCCTCTACTGCATCGTCCGCTACGCCTTAGGCGACTGA